Proteins encoded together in one Flavobacteriales bacterium window:
- a CDS encoding PKD domain-containing protein produces the protein MPWNTLSHTYSGFGTYVLTYTVFDANGCSDTEVYNIYIGQFPVATFAPVASYSGICAGDQLSFTLTPGPNNSPGTTYTIDWGDGVVQSFPHPPQSAHDHVYANTSCGQPNNSFLITVTVTNPCNTYTTTSGPYPVSEAPMADFDIIPSPACVGATVQLIGQSEGQNAYQLPGTQTVVCDPAAQLWMVSPMTGVSLSQFPGNPNATVVFSQPGIYDVTLNVNNPACGTDDLVQQICIEPPLVPTFDTTQVGLCNPVTLNLQNTTDLTDNCSVQWDWVVSGSGFCGATAAWQWTNGGATSASPSIQFTAPGTYAVRLRAFNSCGWQQSAPVTVTVFDDPVVQLGGALSLCEGDGANPAATYTTCGTPILTYLWSMPSATPSSSTLPIPGPVTINASGTISVTVTSVCGPVTASNPVIANPDPPASMVPPGPIDICQGQPLTLGATNVPGATFVWTSPLGVTFATDTVVIPAVGPAEDGLWTVVAYLGVCDGPPATVDVNIILAPVLGVVANPSTICVGDSSTLVAVNATSYTWSIGSAPVGSGSTLVVAPTATTSYTVEGDVGGCISELDVTVTVNPLPAANAGPDLTACDQPIPITLLPITPGGTWSGPHVVPPDQYLPSGITPANDPDTLVYTVTDLNGCVNSDTITVTVVLPPAPVTAGPDTLICLNSGDLQLVADQPGGTWSNSTWVNGAGLFTPGAVSTELVVYTVGAGSCAVDDTVQVQVVPGASVDAGLDDQLCVNDLAVQLAPNPLGGTWSGNGVNATGLFDPALAGPGAQLLTYTYPDPNGCIVVDQLTVQVDPLPVLSLTIDTTFCDQPFAQQLPASPPGGTWSGPNVTASGLYTPNGVTPPNDPDSLLYTYQDPNTQCINSAWTTVNVVVPPFIAFAGNDTSACVGDAPFPLVGDPPGGDWSGAYVLPGYAFDPAVVGTYMLTYTVGSASCETQDQVDITVDPLPPSFAGAPLVLCVYDPVQTLQGTPAGGVWDRPNTFDPDTLPLGPSLFCYTYTDPATECDSTHCTTVTVEPIPVADFSLPDSACVNAQVDFLNGTACGCTWTWDFGDLSLPSTQQSPQHVYSAIGTYTVQLVATSGAGCSDTISQPLVITEAPTAQLTWTVADSCGDGLVQVTNDLVMVNTTHTWWVNGVVVSNAVQPGPFALPGPVFADTLYTLVYEQSNFCGADRDTLLVTLHPLPVASFGTDQLIYCLADTVFIGNDSYGLVDSAYWQLGDGTVSTNGAPTWFHQYVQDSTWTITLEVYNECGADTATWSVTVLPNQVTAFFSTDTVIGCAPVTSTFTNFSVGDTASIWYFGDANNTTSISTNTAFTYTDPGTYTVQLVALGCGVDTATQVIEVLALPVVDALSDPTVCLGEAVSFSASGAGLVGLLWSFGDGSFDSIPNPTHTYAAAGTYDVILTVVSNITLCPSADTIQVEVVEAPVLALSVADTVFCVPFDLTLSATGTTGSNLSYVWTLGGDTVSYSPSPLPQAITAPGAQLITVTVEDLLTGCRDSTALTVVGLETPVSGLLLDPYDPCGDPAQLVATSTSTPPQATLAWSINGQLVGQGPVLATPYSTPGTHTLALVAELPGPCADTATTTFTLLERPLAGFDPGPACLGQAIPITDTSSNAVAWWWYLNGAFVGNDPAGSGLVPSGLGNDTIALAVTSPDGCRDSTWVVVDVNAPPLAVLMADPQADCETVLLNAAFAPNSTYVWFVNGQPYSAERAPPYYLPADATDAVAFTLVVTSTDSCSSTDEVTVYPPTCVNVPNAFTVDGDGNNELFFPVVYPAARFRAFSIFNRWGELIHQCAGTVVPWDGTVSGVRAQDGVYVWKLRYSDGNNNELEKVGHVTLLR, from the coding sequence ATGCCCTGGAACACCCTGAGCCACACGTATTCAGGGTTTGGCACCTACGTGCTGACCTACACTGTGTTCGATGCGAACGGCTGCTCGGATACGGAGGTCTACAACATCTATATCGGGCAGTTCCCTGTAGCGACGTTCGCTCCAGTGGCCTCCTATAGTGGGATCTGTGCGGGGGACCAGCTTTCATTCACATTGACGCCGGGGCCGAACAACAGTCCGGGCACGACCTACACGATAGACTGGGGAGATGGTGTGGTGCAATCATTTCCGCATCCTCCGCAGTCTGCGCATGACCATGTCTACGCGAACACCTCCTGTGGTCAGCCGAACAATTCATTCCTGATCACCGTGACGGTGACCAATCCATGCAATACGTACACGACGACCTCTGGCCCCTATCCCGTCTCCGAGGCACCAATGGCCGACTTCGACATCATCCCATCTCCCGCCTGTGTGGGTGCGACGGTGCAACTGATCGGTCAATCCGAAGGACAGAACGCATATCAGCTTCCTGGTACCCAGACCGTGGTATGCGATCCGGCCGCTCAGCTTTGGATGGTCTCGCCAATGACCGGAGTGAGTTTGTCACAATTCCCCGGAAACCCGAACGCAACGGTTGTCTTTTCACAACCAGGGATCTATGACGTAACGCTGAATGTGAACAATCCGGCCTGCGGAACAGATGATCTGGTTCAGCAGATCTGCATCGAGCCCCCGCTCGTACCCACCTTCGACACCACGCAGGTGGGGCTGTGCAACCCGGTGACGTTGAACCTGCAGAACACCACCGACCTCACCGACAACTGCAGTGTGCAATGGGACTGGGTGGTGAGCGGCTCGGGCTTCTGTGGCGCCACGGCGGCCTGGCAATGGACCAATGGCGGCGCCACCAGCGCCTCGCCGTCGATCCAGTTCACCGCGCCCGGCACCTACGCGGTCCGCCTTCGTGCCTTCAATAGCTGCGGCTGGCAGCAAAGCGCGCCGGTCACCGTCACGGTGTTCGATGACCCTGTGGTCCAGCTCGGTGGTGCGCTCTCGCTTTGTGAAGGGGACGGGGCCAATCCGGCGGCCACCTACACCACATGCGGCACGCCCATCCTCACCTACCTGTGGAGCATGCCCTCGGCCACGCCGTCGAGCTCCACCCTGCCGATCCCCGGCCCGGTGACGATCAACGCGAGCGGTACCATCTCCGTGACGGTCACGAGCGTGTGCGGACCGGTGACGGCGAGCAACCCGGTGATCGCCAATCCCGATCCACCGGCCAGCATGGTGCCACCCGGGCCCATCGACATCTGCCAGGGACAGCCGCTCACCCTCGGCGCCACCAATGTGCCCGGCGCCACCTTCGTGTGGACCTCGCCCCTGGGCGTGACCTTTGCGACGGACACCGTGGTGATCCCGGCCGTGGGCCCGGCGGAGGACGGCCTGTGGACCGTGGTCGCATACCTGGGCGTGTGCGATGGGCCGCCCGCGACGGTGGACGTGAACATCATCCTGGCGCCCGTGCTCGGCGTGGTGGCGAACCCCTCGACGATCTGCGTGGGCGACAGCAGCACCCTGGTCGCGGTGAACGCCACGAGCTACACCTGGTCCATCGGCAGCGCGCCGGTGGGCTCGGGCAGCACCCTGGTCGTGGCGCCCACGGCCACCACCTCCTACACCGTGGAAGGCGATGTGGGCGGGTGCATCAGCGAGCTCGATGTCACCGTGACGGTGAATCCGCTGCCCGCCGCGAACGCCGGCCCGGACCTCACCGCCTGCGATCAGCCGATCCCCATCACGCTGCTGCCCATCACCCCGGGAGGCACCTGGAGCGGCCCGCACGTGGTGCCGCCCGATCAGTACCTGCCGAGCGGCATCACACCGGCCAACGACCCCGACACGCTGGTGTACACGGTGACCGATCTCAACGGCTGCGTCAACAGCGACACCATCACCGTCACCGTGGTTCTGCCGCCGGCGCCGGTGACCGCCGGCCCCGACACGCTGATCTGCCTCAACAGCGGCGACCTTCAGCTGGTGGCCGACCAGCCTGGCGGAACGTGGAGCAACAGCACGTGGGTGAACGGCGCGGGTCTTTTCACCCCGGGTGCGGTCTCGACCGAGTTGGTGGTCTACACCGTGGGCGCGGGCTCCTGTGCGGTGGACGACACGGTGCAGGTGCAGGTGGTGCCCGGCGCGTCCGTGGATGCCGGGCTTGACGACCAGCTTTGCGTGAACGACCTGGCCGTGCAACTGGCGCCGAATCCGCTGGGCGGCACCTGGAGCGGCAACGGTGTGAACGCCACCGGTCTGTTCGATCCGGCGCTGGCCGGGCCCGGTGCGCAGCTGCTCACCTACACCTATCCCGACCCCAACGGCTGCATCGTGGTCGACCAGCTCACTGTGCAGGTGGACCCCCTGCCGGTGTTGAGCCTCACCATCGACACCACCTTCTGCGACCAGCCCTTCGCCCAGCAACTGCCCGCATCGCCCCCGGGCGGCACGTGGAGCGGCCCCAATGTCACCGCGTCCGGACTGTACACGCCCAATGGCGTCACCCCGCCCAACGACCCCGACAGCCTTCTTTACACGTACCAGGACCCCAACACCCAGTGCATCAACAGCGCGTGGACCACCGTCAACGTGGTGGTGCCACCCTTCATCGCCTTTGCGGGCAACGACACCTCGGCCTGTGTCGGCGATGCGCCCTTCCCGCTGGTGGGTGATCCGCCTGGCGGCGACTGGAGCGGTGCGTACGTGCTGCCCGGCTACGCCTTCGACCCGGCCGTGGTGGGCACGTACATGCTCACCTACACCGTCGGCTCGGCCTCGTGCGAAACGCAGGACCAGGTGGACATCACGGTGGACCCGCTGCCGCCCAGCTTCGCCGGTGCGCCGCTCGTGCTGTGCGTGTACGACCCCGTGCAGACCCTGCAGGGCACGCCCGCCGGCGGGGTGTGGGACCGGCCGAACACCTTCGACCCCGACACGCTCCCGCTGGGCCCTTCGCTCTTCTGCTACACCTACACCGATCCGGCGACCGAGTGCGACAGCACGCACTGCACCACCGTCACCGTGGAACCCATTCCCGTGGCGGACTTCAGCCTGCCTGACAGCGCCTGCGTGAACGCGCAGGTCGACTTCCTGAACGGCACCGCCTGTGGGTGCACCTGGACCTGGGACTTCGGCGACCTCAGCCTGCCCAGTACGCAACAATCCCCCCAGCATGTGTACTCGGCCATCGGTACGTACACCGTGCAGCTGGTGGCCACCTCCGGGGCCGGATGCAGCGACACCATCAGCCAGCCGCTGGTGATCACCGAAGCGCCCACCGCACAGCTCACCTGGACCGTGGCGGACAGCTGCGGCGACGGCCTGGTGCAGGTGACCAACGACCTGGTGATGGTGAACACCACCCACACCTGGTGGGTGAACGGCGTGGTGGTGAGCAACGCGGTGCAGCCGGGACCCTTCGCCCTGCCGGGGCCGGTGTTCGCGGACACGCTGTACACGCTGGTGTACGAGCAGAGCAACTTCTGCGGCGCCGATCGCGACACGCTGCTGGTGACCCTGCACCCGCTGCCAGTGGCCTCCTTCGGCACAGATCAACTGATCTACTGCCTGGCGGACACCGTGTTCATCGGCAACGACAGCTACGGCCTGGTGGACTCGGCGTACTGGCAGCTGGGCGACGGCACCGTGAGCACCAACGGTGCGCCCACCTGGTTCCACCAGTACGTGCAGGACAGCACCTGGACGATCACCCTGGAGGTGTACAACGAATGTGGCGCCGACACCGCGACCTGGTCCGTCACCGTGCTGCCCAACCAGGTGACGGCCTTCTTCAGCACCGACACGGTGATCGGCTGCGCGCCCGTCACAAGCACCTTCACCAACTTCAGCGTGGGCGACACGGCCAGCATCTGGTATTTCGGCGATGCGAACAACACCACGAGCATCAGCACCAACACGGCCTTCACCTACACGGATCCGGGCACCTACACCGTGCAGCTGGTGGCGCTGGGCTGCGGGGTGGACACGGCCACGCAGGTGATCGAGGTGCTGGCCCTGCCGGTGGTGGACGCCCTCAGCGACCCCACCGTGTGCCTGGGCGAGGCGGTGAGCTTCAGCGCGAGCGGCGCGGGCCTCGTGGGCCTGCTGTGGTCCTTTGGCGACGGCAGCTTCGACTCCATCCCCAACCCCACGCACACGTATGCCGCAGCGGGCACCTACGACGTGATCCTCACCGTGGTGAGCAACATCACACTGTGCCCCTCGGCGGACACGATCCAGGTGGAGGTGGTGGAGGCCCCGGTGCTGGCCCTGAGCGTGGCCGACACCGTGTTCTGCGTGCCCTTCGACCTGACGCTGAGCGCCACCGGCACCACGGGCAGCAACCTGAGCTATGTGTGGACGCTCGGCGGCGACACCGTGTCGTACAGCCCCAGCCCGCTGCCGCAGGCCATCACCGCACCGGGCGCCCAGCTGATCACCGTCACCGTGGAGGACCTGCTCACCGGCTGCCGCGACAGCACGGCCCTGACCGTGGTGGGCCTGGAAACGCCGGTGAGCGGCCTGCTGCTCGATCCCTACGACCCGTGCGGCGACCCCGCCCAGCTGGTGGCCACCAGCACGAGCACCCCGCCGCAGGCCACGCTCGCGTGGAGCATCAACGGCCAGCTGGTGGGGCAGGGGCCGGTGCTCGCCACGCCGTACAGCACGCCCGGCACGCACACCCTGGCGCTGGTGGCCGAACTGCCGGGCCCCTGCGCGGACACGGCCACCACGACCTTCACCCTGCTGGAACGCCCGCTGGCCGGCTTCGATCCCGGGCCCGCCTGCCTGGGGCAGGCCATCCCCATCACCGACACCAGCAGCAACGCCGTGGCCTGGTGGTGGTACCTCAACGGCGCGTTCGTCGGCAATGATCCCGCGGGCAGCGGCCTGGTGCCGTCCGGCCTGGGCAACGACACCATCGCCCTGGCGGTGACGAGCCCGGATGGCTGCCGCGACAGCACGTGGGTGGTAGTGGATGTCAACGCCCCGCCGCTGGCCGTGCTGATGGCCGATCCGCAGGCCGACTGCGAGACGGTGCTGCTCAACGCCGCCTTCGCGCCCAACAGCACGTACGTATGGTTCGTCAACGGCCAGCCCTACAGCGCGGAGCGCGCGCCACCGTACTACCTGCCCGCCGATGCCACGGACGCCGTGGCGTTCACGCTGGTGGTGACCAGCACGGACAGCTGCAGCAGCACCGATGAGGTCACGGTGTACCCGCCCACCTGCGTGAACGTGCCCAACGCCTTCACGGTGGACGGGGACGGCAACAACGAGCTGTTCTTCCCGGTGGTGTATCCGGCGGCGCGTTTCCGCGCGTTCAGCATCTTCAACCGGTGGGGCGAGCTCATCCACCAGTGCGCCGGCACGGTGGTGCCGTGGGACGGCACGGTGAGCGGCGTGCGCGCCCAGGACGGTGTGTATGTGTGGAAGCTGCGTTACAGCGACGGCAACAACAACGAGCTGGAGAAGGTGGGGCACGTGACCTTGTTGCGATGA
- a CDS encoding histidine kinase, translated as MKSVYRTHPDSAWALLEQAEATAARIGGDSLRYDVEDLHYEVLQARYDTSALQYQLGRIADRERNGARVPLMHAWMNLALNRLQAGDFPAADSLLRLARSEALALNDSIDLAQTGWMLMNVLSMTGHPDSAIAIGREVLRTPPTGSVRPIIELVRLDQAIAYMGNGDVDSADHLFRAGLSSDWVMNNPHIWQAGAVNYAELKTNRGDLAGALDLLLASETKLAALGDTLQLAVLKMNMGSLLAALHRPEEAHAAYADARKYAMVVGMEDISTTTLGLMALLRLNRDGRIHSASAMVGEASVRSDLKTLQEALGAARANANQRFVDLFLTGIGSAFLRLGDLHRARLTVDSALWEARKRRDRSTLREALLVSGDIHRSQGLLEDADRAYSEALRICRDVGEKQHTIRTLDRLAAVYEAGGRTGSALAATKEAKDIQLRLFTDSTMNEVARLEARAAFEKKQMADSLAHVQQLALERAEAASRIERQRTRTLAAAGGGVLLVLGGGAAFVLDRRRRKQEFARRTAELEREAARFETQALRSQMNPHFIFNALNSIAGFIQGNDPDRAQSFLARFARLMRAVLENSRFAEVPLDKDLEVLRAYMELERIRAQGKFDFSIRVDPALDPADVLVPPLLAQPFVENAIWHGVAGKEGAGHIAVHVERWEGQLCIRVEDDGVGRAQPRSAVSKEKTSLGTAITRSRLDLVRKQKGASAGFAYVDVPVGTRVEIHLPLELAA; from the coding sequence GTGAAGTCCGTTTACCGCACCCATCCGGATAGTGCATGGGCGTTGCTTGAACAGGCGGAAGCGACGGCTGCACGCATCGGAGGGGACAGTCTGCGGTACGACGTCGAAGACCTGCACTATGAGGTTCTTCAGGCCCGGTATGACACCAGCGCCCTTCAGTACCAATTGGGTCGGATCGCCGATCGTGAGCGCAACGGTGCACGTGTGCCTCTGATGCATGCGTGGATGAATCTGGCCCTGAACCGCCTTCAAGCGGGCGACTTCCCTGCCGCGGACAGTCTGCTTCGTCTCGCTCGTAGCGAGGCCCTCGCCCTGAACGACAGCATCGATCTTGCCCAGACCGGATGGATGTTGATGAACGTGCTGAGCATGACCGGTCATCCGGATTCAGCCATTGCCATCGGCAGAGAGGTGCTGCGCACCCCACCGACCGGTTCCGTCAGGCCGATCATCGAACTGGTGCGCCTGGACCAGGCCATCGCCTACATGGGGAACGGGGATGTGGACAGTGCGGACCACCTTTTCCGGGCAGGCCTATCCTCGGACTGGGTGATGAACAACCCGCATATCTGGCAGGCCGGCGCGGTGAACTATGCCGAACTGAAGACGAACCGAGGAGACCTCGCTGGAGCGTTGGATCTCCTCCTCGCGTCCGAAACGAAATTGGCCGCGTTGGGCGATACCCTCCAACTCGCGGTCCTGAAGATGAACATGGGGAGCCTGCTCGCCGCCTTGCATCGACCGGAAGAGGCCCACGCGGCTTACGCGGATGCGCGGAAGTACGCCATGGTCGTGGGCATGGAGGATATCTCCACCACGACACTAGGACTGATGGCCCTGCTCAGGTTGAACAGGGATGGGCGCATCCACAGTGCATCGGCCATGGTCGGCGAAGCATCTGTCCGCTCGGACCTGAAGACGTTGCAGGAGGCGCTGGGTGCGGCGCGCGCGAACGCCAATCAGCGTTTCGTCGACCTCTTCCTGACGGGAATTGGATCGGCATTTCTCCGGCTCGGGGACCTTCATCGTGCCCGCCTGACGGTGGACAGTGCACTGTGGGAGGCCCGGAAGAGGCGCGATCGGAGCACGCTTCGGGAAGCGCTGCTTGTGTCCGGAGACATCCATAGGAGCCAAGGCTTGCTCGAGGACGCGGACCGCGCCTATTCAGAGGCGCTCCGCATCTGTCGTGATGTCGGGGAGAAGCAGCACACCATCCGGACTTTGGACCGCTTGGCTGCGGTGTACGAAGCAGGGGGGCGAACAGGGTCGGCACTTGCGGCGACCAAGGAGGCGAAGGACATTCAGCTCCGGCTCTTCACGGACAGCACCATGAATGAGGTGGCACGGTTGGAGGCCCGGGCCGCTTTCGAGAAGAAGCAGATGGCCGACAGCCTCGCCCACGTGCAGCAGCTCGCCCTGGAGCGCGCCGAGGCCGCTTCACGCATCGAGCGGCAGCGCACGCGCACCCTGGCGGCCGCGGGTGGCGGGGTCCTGCTGGTGCTGGGCGGTGGGGCGGCCTTCGTGCTGGACCGCCGCCGCCGGAAGCAGGAGTTCGCGCGGCGCACGGCCGAGCTCGAACGCGAGGCCGCCCGCTTCGAGACGCAGGCCCTGCGCAGCCAGATGAACCCGCACTTCATCTTCAACGCGCTCAACTCCATCGCCGGCTTCATCCAGGGCAACGATCCGGACCGCGCCCAGAGCTTCCTGGCGCGCTTCGCCCGGCTGATGCGCGCCGTGCTGGAGAACAGCCGCTTCGCCGAGGTGCCGCTGGACAAGGACCTGGAGGTGCTGCGCGCCTACATGGAGCTGGAGCGCATCCGCGCCCAGGGCAAGTTCGATTTCAGCATCCGGGTGGACCCCGCGCTGGACCCTGCGGACGTGCTGGTGCCGCCCCTGCTGGCGCAGCCCTTCGTGGAGAACGCCATCTGGCACGGCGTGGCGGGCAAGGAGGGCGCCGGCCACATCGCCGTGCATGTGGAGCGATGGGAGGGTCAGCTGTGCATCCGCGTGGAGGACGATGGCGTGGGCCGCGCGCAACCGCGCAGCGCGGTCAGCAAGGAGAAGACCAGCCTGGGCACCGCCATCACGCGCAGCCGGCTGGACCTGGTGCGGAAGCAGAAGGGCGCATCGGCCGGCTTCGCGTATGTGGACGTGCCGGTGGGCACGCGGGTGGAGATCCACCTGCCGCTGGAATTGGCGGCTTAG
- a CDS encoding response regulator transcription factor: MSGNRTTAAIIDDEAICIMALEGLLRRRHPELDLVGTAADVPGGVALVKDKRPDLLFLDVELGDMTGFDLLKAVAPLRPQVVFTTAHESYAVKAIRFNALDYLLKPIDPEELDDAVNKAVRERVGHASAPDRIAPLLGTLMSDRQLALPDAGGLVVVHLDDILYCTSDNNYTSVNVRGDKKPLVVSRPLSEFDAFLGGQGFVRIHQSHLINRKHIRRYVKGEGGEVIMSDGANLPVSRRQKAELMEVLERL; encoded by the coding sequence ATGAGCGGGAACCGGACCACGGCGGCGATCATCGACGATGAAGCGATCTGCATCATGGCGTTGGAAGGCCTGCTGCGCCGCCGCCATCCCGAACTGGACCTGGTGGGCACCGCGGCCGATGTGCCCGGTGGCGTGGCGCTGGTGAAGGACAAGCGTCCGGACCTGCTCTTCCTGGACGTAGAACTGGGCGACATGACCGGCTTCGATCTGCTGAAGGCCGTCGCCCCGCTGCGTCCGCAGGTGGTGTTCACCACCGCGCACGAGAGCTATGCGGTGAAGGCCATCCGCTTCAACGCGCTGGACTACCTGCTGAAGCCCATCGACCCCGAGGAGCTGGACGACGCGGTGAACAAGGCCGTGCGCGAGCGCGTCGGCCATGCGTCCGCACCGGACCGCATCGCACCATTGCTGGGCACGCTGATGAGCGACCGCCAGCTGGCGCTGCCCGATGCGGGCGGCCTGGTGGTGGTGCACTTGGACGACATCCTGTACTGCACCAGCGACAACAACTACACCTCGGTGAACGTGCGAGGCGACAAGAAGCCGCTGGTGGTGAGCCGTCCGCTGAGCGAGTTCGACGCCTTCCTCGGCGGGCAGGGCTTCGTGCGCATCCACCAGAGCCACCTGATCAACCGCAAGCACATCCGCCGCTACGTCAAGGGCGAGGGCGGCGAGGTGATCATGAGCGACGGCGCCAACCTGCCGGTGAGCCGGAGGCAGAAGGCCGAGCTCATGGAGGTGCTGGAGCGCCTGTAA
- a CDS encoding T9SS type A sorting domain-containing protein, with protein MNIARHAACTALSFLIAASAIGQHHRIGYAEFVNAGQWDTITQYVVTFDAQGRETTRDYNVFDQLTGNWNLAGRITTTWTSGGQRATWTYLAFDQLMGTILAGDSSVYGYDAQDSLAQAERYTWLSGAWQLTRSVNVFRGPTGAQDSLLHFVHDGGVPVLRSRDRVTNDPLDRPIGIVADTLGVVWVTTDSTMIIYDTDGRVGQVTKIELFATTEQGERRTYTYDAQGFQDRIDRESRPPGGAFELKGWTLLDPAGDGLYNTVDTVWDVLAQAWAPGFRIHWEDATTAVPELVRSTSLRAFPNPATDQVFLPDLGAGVAVDLIAADGRVITGGRTEALGSLDIGDLSPGLHVIRAFTTNGSIATTIILKH; from the coding sequence ATGAACATCGCTCGACATGCTGCATGCACAGCCCTCTCATTTCTGATCGCTGCATCGGCCATCGGCCAGCACCACCGCATCGGCTATGCCGAATTCGTCAACGCGGGACAGTGGGACACGATCACCCAATACGTGGTCACCTTTGATGCTCAAGGTCGCGAGACGACCCGGGACTATAACGTGTTCGACCAGCTAACGGGGAACTGGAACCTGGCCGGTCGGATCACAACGACATGGACCTCAGGAGGCCAGCGCGCCACGTGGACATACCTGGCGTTCGACCAGCTCATGGGCACGATCCTGGCCGGGGATAGTTCGGTGTACGGCTATGATGCGCAGGACAGTTTGGCGCAGGCCGAGCGCTATACCTGGCTCTCCGGGGCCTGGCAACTGACGCGCAGTGTGAACGTGTTCAGGGGGCCGACCGGCGCCCAGGACAGCCTGCTCCATTTCGTCCATGATGGGGGAGTGCCCGTCCTGCGATCCCGCGATCGCGTGACCAATGATCCGCTGGACCGGCCCATCGGCATCGTGGCGGACACGCTGGGTGTGGTGTGGGTCACCACGGACAGCACCATGATCATCTACGACACGGACGGACGGGTCGGGCAGGTCACCAAGATCGAGCTGTTCGCCACCACGGAGCAGGGTGAACGACGCACCTACACCTACGATGCCCAGGGCTTTCAGGACCGCATTGATCGCGAAAGCAGGCCCCCGGGCGGTGCGTTCGAACTGAAGGGGTGGACCTTGTTGGACCCGGCCGGGGACGGCCTGTACAACACGGTGGATACGGTATGGGACGTGCTTGCCCAGGCATGGGCACCAGGGTTCCGCATCCACTGGGAGGACGCGACCACCGCGGTCCCGGAGCTCGTGCGGTCGACCAGCCTGCGCGCCTTCCCCAACCCGGCCACCGACCAGGTGTTCCTGCCCGACCTCGGGGCGGGCGTGGCCGTGGACCTGATCGCGGCGGATGGCCGGGTGATCACCGGCGGGCGTACCGAAGCGCTCGGGTCGCTGGATATCGGCGACCTTTCGCCCGGGCTCCATGTGATCAGGGCCTTCACCACCAACGGCTCGATCGCCACCACCATCATCCTCAAACACTGA
- a CDS encoding porin family protein: MMLRTIPLLALMTAAPWSARAQETTGGPWVGFHAGVLLGPALGSGNTTVSNGTDDRSQAFWNPAFENERIRTKYTRLMTGPVFGVQGGYDRRMGNFVVGGSLALMRSSAKAEEDHALSASTPFVAVSEERDQRLTFFGLLRARAGVVLKDQWLAFGGLGLSFGTVRYRYDMDSPGSSDYHEVDEGRVAVGWNLGLGLERHIWKQLTAQVEYSFNGMGKRTYATDPSGRSANLDTHFDVTFRDHYHTVLLGARWYFTH; the protein is encoded by the coding sequence ATGATGCTCCGTACGATCCCACTTCTTGCCCTGATGACCGCCGCTCCATGGAGCGCCCGCGCCCAGGAGACCACCGGAGGCCCGTGGGTCGGCTTCCATGCCGGAGTGCTGCTGGGCCCCGCACTGGGCAGTGGCAACACCACCGTCTCCAACGGCACCGACGACCGTTCGCAGGCCTTCTGGAACCCCGCGTTCGAGAACGAACGCATCCGCACCAAGTACACCCGGCTGATGACCGGTCCGGTCTTCGGTGTGCAGGGCGGCTACGACCGGCGTATGGGCAACTTCGTCGTGGGCGGGTCGTTGGCCTTGATGCGTTCCAGCGCCAAGGCGGAGGAGGACCATGCGCTTTCGGCCTCCACCCCGTTCGTCGCCGTGAGTGAGGAGCGCGACCAGCGCCTCACCTTCTTTGGCCTGCTGCGGGCCCGCGCCGGCGTGGTGCTCAAGGATCAGTGGCTCGCCTTCGGCGGGCTGGGCCTCTCCTTCGGCACGGTGCGCTACCGCTATGACATGGACTCACCCGGCAGCAGCGACTACCACGAGGTGGACGAAGGTCGTGTGGCGGTGGGGTGGAACCTGGGCCTGGGCCTGGAGCGCCACATCTGGAAGCAGCTCACCGCGCAGGTGGAGTACAGCTTCAACGGCATGGGCAAGCGCACCTACGCCACCGACCCCAGCGGCCGCTCCGCCAATCTGGACACGCACTTCGACGTCACCTTCCGCGACCATTACCACACCGTGCTGCTCGGTGCGCGGTGGTACTTCACGCATTGA